CAAGGACGAACAGGCGGCGGCGATGATGCTGCAGGGCCTCACGGCTCATTACCTGATCCATCGGACCTATCGGGCGAAGCTCGGTGACACCGTGCTCTTTCATGCCGCGGCCGGCGGCGTCGGGCTGATCGCCTGCCAATGGCTGAGCGCGCTCGGCGTCACCGTGATCGGCACCGTCGGCAGCGAGGAGAAGGCGGCGCTGGCGCGCGCCCATGGCTGCGCCCATACGATCCTCTATCGCGAGGAGAACATCGCCGAACGGGTGCGCGACATCACGAATGGCGCGGGCGTTCCGGTCGTCTTCGATTCGGTCGGCAAGGACACCTGGGAGGCATCGCTCGACAGCCTGAGCCCGCTCGGCCTGATGGTCAGCTACGGCAATGCCTCTGGAGCGGTTCCGCCCTTCGCCCTCGGCCAGCTCGCCAGCAAGGGCTCGCTCTTCGTAACGCGGCCGACGCTCGCGACCTATATGGCCAAGCGCGAGGACCTCGAAGCTGCCGCCAACGCATTGTTCACCGTCGTCGCAGACGGCACGGTCAAGATCGCGGCGCTGCAGTCCTACCCGCTCGCCGACGCTGCGCAGGCGCATCGCGACCTCGAGGCTCGCAAGACCTCCGGCTCGACGATACTCATCCCGTAACGTCGACCTGCCGGCCGCGCGATCAGACGTCGAGCTTGATCCGCGGCACCGACGGATCGCGCCGCGCCGTCTCGATCACGCTGTCGAGCAGGCCGGGGAAGCGCCGGTTGAAGTCCTCGCGGCGGATGCTGAGGAAGCGCACCGTCCCTTCCGCCCGCGAGCGCGTGATCCCGGCCTCGCGCAATTTGGCGAAGTGGTAGGAGAGCAGCGAGGGCGAGGCGAGCTCGGTGAAGGCACCGCAGCGCGCCTTGTCGACCTCGTCGCAATCGGCGAGCGAGACCAGGATGCCGAGCCGGATCGGGTCGCCCAGCGCCGCGAACACGTCGGCCGGCACGACGTCCTCGATCTCGGGGTGGAAGAGCTGCTTCATCACCTCCGGCTTAATTGCATCGGCCGCTCCTGACAAGTTTCAATGATCCTTGAAAATAGGATTGACTCATGGTCAGCCGACGCCCATGATTCAACGATCATTGAAATTGTCGGCACTCCCCACGGAGCCCTTTGCCATGGATATCCGTCTCCTCCTGCTGGCCGGCGGCGCCTTCGCCATCGGCACGGGCAGCCTCGTCATCACCGGCATCCTGCCGAACCTGGCCTCAGCCTTCGGCGTCAGCGTCGACACGGCCGGCCTGCTGATCTCGATCTTCGCCATCGCCTACGCCATCGGCTCGCCGGTGCTCTCGACCCTGTTCGGCAATCTCGACCGCAAGCTCGTGCTGGTCGGCTCGCTCACGGTCTTCACCCTCGCCAATCTCCTCGCCGCCTTCACCAGCGACTTCGCCTGGCTGATGCTGGCACGCATCGTCATGGCGCTCGGCTCAGGCGTGTTCATGCCGGCGGCGAACGCCGTCGCGGTGGCGCTCGTTCCGCCCGAGAGACGGGCCCGCGCAATCGCACTGGTCACCGGCGGCATGACGGTCTCGCTGATTCTGGGCGTGCCGCTCGGCACCGCCGTCGCCACGCTCGGCTGGCATTTCCCCTTCCTGGTCGTGGCGCTGTTCGGCGCGCTCGCGCTCGCCGGCCTGCTGTTCAAGATGCCGGCCGGCCTGCCCCGCGGTGCCAACACGCTCGCCGAACGGCTGCAGGTCGCGCGCCGCGGCGATGTCCTGCTGGCGCTCGGCACAACTGCGCTTTGGACCACCGGTGCCTTCACGCTCTACACCTATGTCGCGCCCTTCCTCTCGGCCCATGCCGGCATCTCCGGCCACTGGCTGAGCGCGACGCTGGTCGTCACCGGCATCGGCTCGGCGCTGGGCAACCAGTGGGGCGGCCAGGCCAGCGACCGCTTCGGCCCGGTGCCGACGCTGACCTTCGTCCTGACCCTGCTCGCAACCTCGCTCGCCGCCGCCTCGCTCGTCGCGGTGACGCTGCCGCCGGCGGTGGCGATCTTCGTCCTGCCGGTAATCCTCATGATCTGGAGCGGCGCCGGCTGGGCCGGCCATCCCTCGCAGATGTCGCGCCTCGCCGCGATGGCGCCGGATGCAGTCGTAGTCGCGCTCTCGCTCAACGCCTCGGCGCTCTATGTCGGCATCGCCGCCGGCGCCGCGCTCGGCCAGCAAGTGCTGCGCCACGGCGCCTCCTGGGAGCTCGGTTTCGTCGGGGCAGCCTGCGAACTCGGCGCACTCGGCCTGCTGCTGATCGCGACGCAACGGCGCAAGCGCGCTGCTGCGCAAGCGCTCAGGACGGCCGCCCTGTAACGCTATCGAAGAGCCTGAGTTCACCGGCGGGCAAGGTCGCCAATCGCTCGACCACGCCCATGACGCAGGCGACGACGCCTCGCCCGCGTGCGAGCAGGCGTTCCATCTCCAGGTGGAACGCCACATCCTCGCGCCGCCCCTCGACCAGATTGAGGAAGGCGAATTTGAGGTCGCGCATGCAGTCGAGGCGGAGGCTGAGCGGCGTCGCCGGCGATTCGGCGGCGGCCGCCAGCCGCTCGAACGCTTGCAGCGACCACCTCTCAGCAGCGCCGGGCTCGCCGGTCAGCCGCGCCGCCTCCGCCAGGTTCTGGCAGGAAATCACATAGATCGTCGCCACAGAAACCGGCGAGCCTACGATCTCGGTATTGCAGAACAGGCGCTCCGCCTCCGCCAGGGCATCCCGATAGAGAAGGAGCGCTTCGCAGATCTGTTCGCGTCGGAAGGCATCGTTTGCGGCGACGGTCAGGCGGGTCCACTCGGCATCGTCGACCATAGCCGACATAGGCAGCCTGCTCATGCTGCGATCTCTCCTTCCCGAGCAGGCACACGTCTCAGCCTGACGAGAACGTCCACGGCCACGATACGATGACCTGCGGGCGGCGCCGGCAGCCGATCGAGCCGGATCGTCTCGCCGGGGATGTCGATCAGCCGATCCTCTTCCTCGACATAGAAATGATGATGGTCGCCGGCACTGGTGTCGTATTGCGAACGCCCGCCCTGCGTCGCAACCTCGCGGATCAACCCCGCGGCGCAGAACTGCCTGAGCGTGTTGTAGACGGTTGCGAGCGACAGAGGCTCGCCGCTGACCACGACATCACGGAAGAGATCCTCGGCGGCGACATGCCGGTGCCGGTCGGCGAAGAGCACGCGCCCGAGTGCGAGACGCTGGCGTGTCGGCCGCAGGCGAGCGCCCTTCAGGATCGAGCGCACCTCGCAGAGCGGGGCCAAAGCCGGTGCCATGACCGGGATCATCGTCTGCATGACGTGCACCCCTTCCCTCTCAAATCAGGTCGCTCCCCTCAAAGTAAATGCAACTAGTTTGCATTAGCAATAGAATTTACCAAGCGACGCACTGCGAAAATGAGCATGCGTGACCCACCCGCTCGCAGAGCGAGCGGGTCTCCTACCGATCTGATCGAAACAGGATTCGCAGGCCCCGAGATCAGGCCCTGACTTCGAACACCATGTTGAACGGCGTCTCGGTGGCGCGGCGGAAGCGGGTGAAGCCGGCATCGAGCGCGACCTTGCGCAAGCGCATCTCGCCAGCCTGCGCGCCGAGCCCGAGCCCGACCTCCTGCGCCATCGAGGCCGGCGTGCAGATCATCGTCGAGGCCCCGTAGAAGATTCGGCCGACCGGATTGATGTTCTGCTTGAGATTGTCGTGGGCGAAGGGCTCGACGATCATCCAGGTTCCGCCCTCGGCCAGCGTCTCCCTGACATGGCGGCCTGCCCCGACCGGATCACCCATGTCGTGCAGGCAGTCGAACATCGCGACGAGATCATAGCTCGCCGCCGGGAAGTCCTTGGCGCTGGCCCGCTCGAAGACGATGCGATCGCCGACGCCGGCTTTATCCGCCGCCTCCCTGCCCTTCTCGATCGAGGGGCCATGATAATCGAAGGCGTAGAAGCGCGACTTCGGATAGGCCTGCGCCATCAGGATGGTCGAGGCGCCATGGCCGCAGCCGACATCGGCGACGACGGCTCCCGCCTCGAGCTTGGCCTTGACGCCGTCCAGCGCCGGAATCCAGCTGCTCACCAGATTGGTGTTGTAGCCCGGCCGGAAGAAGCGCTCGGTCCCGCGGAACAGGCAGTTGCTGTGTTCGTGCCAACCCAGCCCTGAGCCGGTCCTGAAGGCCTCTTCGACCTTGGGCTCGTCGACCCACATCGACTGGACGATCTCGAAGGCGCCGGCGAAGAAGGCTGGGCTGCCCTCCTCGGCAAAGGCCATGGCCTGCTCCGGCGACAGGCTGAAGCTGTCGCTGCCCTCGTCATAGTCGACGTACTCGGCCGCGGCCTGGGCGGAGAGCCATTCGCGAACATAGCGTTCCTTGAGGCCGGTCTTGCTGGCGAGCTCCGCAGCGGTGACCGGCTTGCCATCGGCCATCGCCTTGTAGAGGCCGAGCTGGTCGCCGAGGACGATGAGCGAGCCGGTGACGCAGGCTCCGACGTCTCCGACGAGGCGTCCGACAAGGGCATCGAGCTTCTGCGGATCGGATTGACGCATGGCCAAGCTCCTCTGGTTGGGAGGGCGTGGCCGGGCTCAGGCGCGAACCGGCTCGACGCCATCGCGGAAGCCGATGCTATACCCCGCCCGCCACCACTCAACTGCGCAAAGGGAGAAACGCGCCACCTGTGCGCGCATGACCTGTGCGCGCATGACAGGAAGCAGCGCTTTCCGCTTCCCCCCGCCGCTCGCGGCGTCTATAGCGAGCGCCTAGCATTCATCTTTGGCGCTCGCTGGCTTCCGCTCCTTTCGAACGGAGGGGCCGTGCGCGCCCGCACGGAACCGGTCGAGACCATGCCCAAGCGCACAGACATCAAGACGATCCTGATCATCGGCGCCGGCCCCATCATCATCGGCCAGGCCTGCGAGTTCGACTATTCCGGCACCCAGGCCTGCAAAACGCTGAAGGCCGAGGGCTATCGCATCGTCCTGGTCAACTCGAACCCGGCGACGATCATGACCGATCCGGACCTGGCCGATTCGACCTATGTCGAGCCGATCACGCCGGAGATCGTCGCCAAGATCATCGAGAAGGAGCGCAACGTCCTGCCCGGCGGCTTCGCCCTGCTGCCGACCATGGGCGGCCAGACCGCGCTCAACTGCGCGCTCTCGCTGCAGAAGATGGGCGTGCTGGAGAAGTTCGACGTCGAGATGATCGGCGCCACCGCCGACGCCATCGACAAAGCCGAGGATCGCGAGCGCTTCCGCGAGGCGATGACCAAGATCGGCCTCTCGACCCCGCGCTCGCACCACGTCAAGACGCTCGGCGCCGCACTCGACGCGCTGGAGGATATCGGCCTGCCGGCGATCATCCGGCCGTCCTTCACCATGGGCGGCACCGGCGGCGGCATCGCCTACAACAAGGGCGAATTCATCGACATCGTCGAGCGCGGCATGGATGCTTCGCCGACCAGCGAGGTGCTGATCGAGGAGAGCGTGCTCGGCTGGAAGGAGTACGAGATGGAGGTCGTTCGCGATAAGGCGGACAACTGCATCATCGTCTGCTCGATCGAGAACATCGACCCGATGGGCGTCCACACCGGCGATTCGATCACCGTCGCTCCGGCGCTGACGCTGACCGACAAGGAATACCAGATCATGCGCGACGCCTCGCTGGCGGTGCTGCGCGAGATCGGCGTCGAGACCGGCGGCTCGAACGTCCAGTTCGCGGTCGATCCCGAGAGCGGCCGGATGATCGTCATCGAGATGAACCCGCGTGTGTCGCGGTCGTCCGCCCTGGCGTCCAAAGCCACCGGCTTCCCGATCGCCAAGGTCGCGGCACGGCTTGCCGTCGGCTACACGCTCGACGAAATCGAGAACGACATCACCGGCGGCGCCACCCCGGCCTCGTTCGAGCCGACGATCGACTACGTCGTCACCAAGATCCCGCGCTTCGCCTTCGAGAAATTCCCGGGCGCCGAACCGACGCTGACCACCGCGATGAAGTCGGTCGGCGAAGCCATGGCGATCGGCCGGACCTTCCAGGAGTCGCTGCAGAAGGCGCTGCGCTCGCTGGAGACCGGGCTCGACGGCCTCGACGAGATCGAGATCGAGGGCGTCGGCCATGGCGACGACAAGAACGCGATCAAGGCGGCGCTCTCGACGCCGACGCCGGACCGCATCCTGCAGGTCGCCCAGGCGATGCGCGCCGGCTTCACCGACGAGCAGATCCATGAGAGCTGCAAGATCGACCCTTGGTTCCTGGAGCAGATGCGCGGCATCGTCGACGCCGAGGAGAAGGTCCGCAAATACGGCCTGCCGCAGACGCCGGTCGCCTTCCGCCAGCTCAAGGCGATGGGCTTCTCCGACAAGCGCCTCGCCGCCGTCGCCGGCAAGAGCGAGGCCGATGTCCGGACCTTGCGCCGCTCGCTGAAGGTACGTCCTGTCTACAAGCGCATCGACACCTGCGCCGCCGAGTTCGCCTCGCCGACCGCCTATATGTACTCGACCTACGCCATGCCTTTCGCCGGCGCGCCGGCCGACGAGGCCAAGCCCTCCGACGCCAAGAAGGTCGTCATCCTCGGCGGCGGGCCTAACCGCATCGGCCAGGGCATCGAGTTCGACTATTGCTGCTGCCATGCCTGCTACGCCCTGCGTGACGCCGGCTACGAGACCATCATGGTCAACTGCAATCCCGAGACGGTCTCGACCGACTACGACACCTCGGACCGACTCTATTTCGAGCCACTGACCGCCGAGGACGTCCTCGAAATCCTCGAAACCGAGAAGCAGGCCGGCACGCTGCACGGCGTCATCGTCCAGTTCGGCGGCCAGACCCCGCTGAAGCTCGCCCATGCGCTGGAGCAGGCCGGCATCCCGATCCTCGGCACCACGCCCGACGCGATCGACCTCGCCGAGGACCGCGACCGCTTCAAGCGCCTGCTCGACAAGCTCCATCTCAAGCAGCCGAAGAATGGCATCGCCTATTCGGTCGAGCAGTCCCGCCTGATCGCGGCTGAGCTCGGCCTGCCCTTCGTGGTGCGCCCGTCCTATGTGCTCGGCGGCCGCGCCATGGCGATCATCCGCGACGAGGTGATGTTCGAGGATTACCTGCTCGGCACCCTGCCCTCGCTGATCCCCTCCGAGGTCAAGGCCAAGTACCCGAACGACAAGACCGGGCAGATCAACACCGTCCTCGGCAAGAACCCGCTGCTGTTCGACCGCTATCTTTCCGATGCGATCGAGGTCGATGTCGACTGTCTCTGCGACGGCAAGGACGCCTTCATCGCCGGCATCATGGAGCATATCGAGGAGGCCGGCATCCATTCCGGCGATTCGGCCTGCTCGCTGCCGCCGCGCTCGCTCTCGCCGGAGCTGATCGCCGAGCTGGAGCGCCAGAGCAAGGCGATGGCGCTCGCCCTCGACGTCGGCGGCCTGATGAACGTGCAGTACGCCATCAAGGACGGCGAGATCTATGTGCTCGAAGTCAATCCGCGGGCATCGCGCACCGTGCCCTTCGTCGCCAAGGTGATCGGCAAGCCGATCGCCAAGATCGCTGCGCGGCTGATGGCCGGCGAGAAGCTCGCGAGCTTCGATCTGAAGCAGGAAAAGCTCCAGCATGTCGGCGTGAAGGAGGCGGTGTTCCCATTCGCCCGCTTCCCCGGCGTCGACGTCCTGCTCGGACCGGAGATGCGCTCGACCGGCGAGGTCATCGGCCTCGACCGCTCCTTCGATGTCGCCTTCGCCAAGAGCCAGCTCGGCGCCGGCTCGAAGGTGCCGGTCAAGGGCACGGTCTTCGTCTCGGTCCGCGACGAGGACAAGCCGCGCATCCTGCCCTCGATCGCGGTCCTCGCGGAGCTCGGCTTCCAGATCGTCGCGACCGGCGGCACGCTGCGCCTGCTCCAGGACAACGGCATCCGCGCCAGCAAGATCAACAAGGTGCTGGAAGGCCGCCCGCACGTCGTCGACGCGATCAAGAACGGCGAGATCCAGCTCGTCTTCAACACCACCGACGGTCCACAGGCGCTGGCGGACTCGCGCTCGCTGCGCCGCGCGGCCCTCTTGCACAAGGTGCCCTATTATACCACCTTGGCCGGAGCGATCGCCGCGGCGGAGGGCATCAAGGCCTATTGCAGCGGCGATCTCGAAGTGAGGTCGCTGCAATCCTATTTCGCCCGCGCCGCCTGACCGGCAGCGCGGCGAAGTAGTTTTCTGACGATCGAAAGCGACACGGGGTGCGTTGGCCATGGCCAGCGCACATCGGTCGTTTTTCTATAACTGGGACGGGACGATGGAAAAGGTTCCTATGACCGCGGGCGGTTTCGCCGCCCTCGAAGTCGAATTGAAGCAGCGCCAGCAGGTCGAGCGCCCGCGCATCATCCAGGCGATCGCCGAGGCGCGCGCGCTGGGCGATCTCTCGGAGAACGCCGAATACCATGCCGCCAAGGAAGCCCAGTCGCTGAACGAGGGCCGTGTCATGGAGCTGGAATCGCTGATCGGCCGCGCCGACATCATCGATGTCAGCAAGCTCGGCGGCGACACGATCAAGTTCGGCGCGACCGTCACGCTGATCGACGACGATACCGAAGAGAAGAAGCTCTACCAGATCGTCGGCGAGCCGGAATCGGATGTGAGGTCCGGCAAGGTTTCGATCGGCTCGCCGATCGCGCGCGCGCTGATCGGCAAGAAGGTCGGCGATTCCGTCCATGTCAACACGCCCGGCGGCGGCAAGTCCTACGAGGTCGTTAACGTCGCCTTCCGCTAAGCAAGCGGGGTGACTTGGCCAGCCCGGCGGCAGCTCCTAGATTAGAGGCCTGCCTGCCGGAGACCACGCCATGACCACGCGTCGCGCATTTCTCACCGGGTCTGCCGCGCTCGCCGCCGGCGGGCTCGTTTCGTTTCCGGCCCTGGCGCAGGCGGTCTCGATCGGCGCGATCAAGGTCGACGCCCGCAGCCTCGGCCCGCTCGGCTGGGGCGAGAACGCCCCCGGCATCGCCCGGGCCTTCGAAAGCAGGCTCGCCAGCGAGCTCCTCCCCTTGCGCCCCCGCGGCGGCCCGACCTTGCATGTCACTGTGCTCAGCCTCTGGCTCGGCGCGGGTGTCGGCGGCGGCATGCACGGCGACGGCGGCGGCGGCAGCGACGACAACATGCTGAGCATCATCGAGGTCGCCGATCGTGGCCGCCCGCTCGTCAGCCGCGAGATCCGCTCGATGCTGCCATCCAGCTCCGGCGGCGCCTGGTATCGCCCCGATGTCGACCAGCGCCGCATCGCCGCGCTGCTCGAAAACAACGCCCAGTGGATCCGCCGATATCTCGGCGCCTGAGGCCATGCTCGCACGACGCGCCATCCTGACTGGTCTCGCCGCAGCCCTGCTGGCTGGCTGCCAGACGGCCGTGCAAACCGCCTCCCCCGTCGCGATCGGCGCGATCCGTGTCGATACCGGGCCGCTGGCGGCCAAGGGGCAGAGCGCCACCGCGGCCGCGATCAGGCCGATGCTGGAGCGCGAGCTCGCCGGCCTGCGCACCGCTGGAAACGGCGCGACCCTGTACGTCACCGTCACCGGGCTTTACCTGGCGTGCTATGCCGGCGGGCAGTCCGTCACGCTCGGCAATGATACGCTCGAAAGCGAGGCTCGGCTGATCGGGGCCGACGGTCGCGAGATCGGCCGCTACCCGATCCTCGCCATCATGGCGCCGAGCTATGGCGGCGCCTGGTATCGACCGGACGTCGACCAGCGCCGGATCGAGGCGCTTGTCGCCAGCAACGCGCAATGGATCAGGCGGGCGCTCGGAGGCTGAGCGACCGCGCTAAAGCGGCGCGATCGGGGCGTCCTTGACCCGGTCGAGCGCCAGCGCGGTGCGGACATTGCGGACGTTCGGCAACGCCGTCAGGTCGGCGACGAAGTCCTGGAAAGCCTTGAGGTCGGTCGCAACGCATTTCAGGATGAAGTCGATATCGCCCGACAGCGTCCAGCACTCGCGCACCAGCGACCAGCTGCGGATGCGCTCCTGGAAGATGGCAAGATCGGCTTCGGCCTGGCTGGCGAGATGGACGAAGGCGAAGCAGACGACCTCGATGCCGAGCTTGCGCTCGTCGAGCAGCGCCCGGTAGCCGGTGATCACGCCGGCCTCTTCCAGCGCGCGGACGCGCCTGAGGCAAGGCGGCGGCGAGATGCCGACCCGGCTCGCGAGCTCGACATTGGTCATGCGCCCGTCACTCTGCAGCTCCGTGAGGATGCGGAGATCGATCTCGTCGAGTTTGGCGCGCACAAATCCTCCTGAAAATCGGACGCGCAGGTGTAGACGGGCCATCGAAGCGTTACAAGGCGTCGATCCACGCCAATCCCGGGCCAAACCGCCGTGCCGACAGAAAAGATGCCATCCCTCTGGATTTTGACCGA
This genomic interval from Bosea sp. 29B contains the following:
- a CDS encoding quinone oxidoreductase → MTKQIRIHENGGPEVLRYEDAALGAPGPGQVRLRQTAVGLNFIDVYQRSGLYPLPLPSGIGLEAAGTVEAIGDGVANVRPGDRVAYAGGAPGAYAEARIMPAAPLVKLPDAIKDEQAAAMMLQGLTAHYLIHRTYRAKLGDTVLFHAAAGGVGLIACQWLSALGVTVIGTVGSEEKAALARAHGCAHTILYREENIAERVRDITNGAGVPVVFDSVGKDTWEASLDSLSPLGLMVSYGNASGAVPPFALGQLASKGSLFVTRPTLATYMAKREDLEAAANALFTVVADGTVKIAALQSYPLADAAQAHRDLEARKTSGSTILIP
- a CDS encoding helix-turn-helix domain-containing protein; translated protein: MKQLFHPEIEDVVPADVFAALGDPIRLGILVSLADCDEVDKARCGAFTELASPSLLSYHFAKLREAGITRSRAEGTVRFLSIRREDFNRRFPGLLDSVIETARRDPSVPRIKLDV
- a CDS encoding MFS transporter, with protein sequence MDIRLLLLAGGAFAIGTGSLVITGILPNLASAFGVSVDTAGLLISIFAIAYAIGSPVLSTLFGNLDRKLVLVGSLTVFTLANLLAAFTSDFAWLMLARIVMALGSGVFMPAANAVAVALVPPERRARAIALVTGGMTVSLILGVPLGTAVATLGWHFPFLVVALFGALALAGLLFKMPAGLPRGANTLAERLQVARRGDVLLALGTTALWTTGAFTLYTYVAPFLSAHAGISGHWLSATLVVTGIGSALGNQWGGQASDRFGPVPTLTFVLTLLATSLAAASLVAVTLPPAVAIFVLPVILMIWSGAGWAGHPSQMSRLAAMAPDAVVVALSLNASALYVGIAAGAALGQQVLRHGASWELGFVGAACELGALGLLLIATQRRKRAAAQALRTAAL
- a CDS encoding DUF2753 family protein, which produces MVDDAEWTRLTVAANDAFRREQICEALLLYRDALAEAERLFCNTEIVGSPVSVATIYVISCQNLAEAARLTGEPGAAERWSLQAFERLAAAAESPATPLSLRLDCMRDLKFAFLNLVEGRREDVAFHLEMERLLARGRGVVACVMGVVERLATLPAGELRLFDSVTGRPS
- the irrA gene encoding iron response transcriptional regulator IrrA produces the protein MQTMIPVMAPALAPLCEVRSILKGARLRPTRQRLALGRVLFADRHRHVAAEDLFRDVVVSGEPLSLATVYNTLRQFCAAGLIREVATQGGRSQYDTSAGDHHHFYVEEEDRLIDIPGETIRLDRLPAPPAGHRIVAVDVLVRLRRVPAREGEIAA
- a CDS encoding methyltransferase domain-containing protein, coding for MRQSDPQKLDALVGRLVGDVGACVTGSLIVLGDQLGLYKAMADGKPVTAAELASKTGLKERYVREWLSAQAAAEYVDYDEGSDSFSLSPEQAMAFAEEGSPAFFAGAFEIVQSMWVDEPKVEEAFRTGSGLGWHEHSNCLFRGTERFFRPGYNTNLVSSWIPALDGVKAKLEAGAVVADVGCGHGASTILMAQAYPKSRFYAFDYHGPSIEKGREAADKAGVGDRIVFERASAKDFPAASYDLVAMFDCLHDMGDPVGAGRHVRETLAEGGTWMIVEPFAHDNLKQNINPVGRIFYGASTMICTPASMAQEVGLGLGAQAGEMRLRKVALDAGFTRFRRATETPFNMVFEVRA
- the carB gene encoding carbamoyl-phosphate synthase large subunit yields the protein MPKRTDIKTILIIGAGPIIIGQACEFDYSGTQACKTLKAEGYRIVLVNSNPATIMTDPDLADSTYVEPITPEIVAKIIEKERNVLPGGFALLPTMGGQTALNCALSLQKMGVLEKFDVEMIGATADAIDKAEDRERFREAMTKIGLSTPRSHHVKTLGAALDALEDIGLPAIIRPSFTMGGTGGGIAYNKGEFIDIVERGMDASPTSEVLIEESVLGWKEYEMEVVRDKADNCIIVCSIENIDPMGVHTGDSITVAPALTLTDKEYQIMRDASLAVLREIGVETGGSNVQFAVDPESGRMIVIEMNPRVSRSSALASKATGFPIAKVAARLAVGYTLDEIENDITGGATPASFEPTIDYVVTKIPRFAFEKFPGAEPTLTTAMKSVGEAMAIGRTFQESLQKALRSLETGLDGLDEIEIEGVGHGDDKNAIKAALSTPTPDRILQVAQAMRAGFTDEQIHESCKIDPWFLEQMRGIVDAEEKVRKYGLPQTPVAFRQLKAMGFSDKRLAAVAGKSEADVRTLRRSLKVRPVYKRIDTCAAEFASPTAYMYSTYAMPFAGAPADEAKPSDAKKVVILGGGPNRIGQGIEFDYCCCHACYALRDAGYETIMVNCNPETVSTDYDTSDRLYFEPLTAEDVLEILETEKQAGTLHGVIVQFGGQTPLKLAHALEQAGIPILGTTPDAIDLAEDRDRFKRLLDKLHLKQPKNGIAYSVEQSRLIAAELGLPFVVRPSYVLGGRAMAIIRDEVMFEDYLLGTLPSLIPSEVKAKYPNDKTGQINTVLGKNPLLFDRYLSDAIEVDVDCLCDGKDAFIAGIMEHIEEAGIHSGDSACSLPPRSLSPELIAELERQSKAMALALDVGGLMNVQYAIKDGEIYVLEVNPRASRTVPFVAKVIGKPIAKIAARLMAGEKLASFDLKQEKLQHVGVKEAVFPFARFPGVDVLLGPEMRSTGEVIGLDRSFDVAFAKSQLGAGSKVPVKGTVFVSVRDEDKPRILPSIAVLAELGFQIVATGGTLRLLQDNGIRASKINKVLEGRPHVVDAIKNGEIQLVFNTTDGPQALADSRSLRRAALLHKVPYYTTLAGAIAAAEGIKAYCSGDLEVRSLQSYFARAA
- the greA gene encoding transcription elongation factor GreA encodes the protein MEKVPMTAGGFAALEVELKQRQQVERPRIIQAIAEARALGDLSENAEYHAAKEAQSLNEGRVMELESLIGRADIIDVSKLGGDTIKFGATVTLIDDDTEEKKLYQIVGEPESDVRSGKVSIGSPIARALIGKKVGDSVHVNTPGGGKSYEVVNVAFR
- a CDS encoding Lrp/AsnC family transcriptional regulator: MRAKLDEIDLRILTELQSDGRMTNVELASRVGISPPPCLRRVRALEEAGVITGYRALLDERKLGIEVVCFAFVHLASQAEADLAIFQERIRSWSLVRECWTLSGDIDFILKCVATDLKAFQDFVADLTALPNVRNVRTALALDRVKDAPIAPL